In a single window of the Helicoverpa zea isolate HzStark_Cry1AcR chromosome 9, ilHelZeax1.1, whole genome shotgun sequence genome:
- the LOC124633567 gene encoding uncharacterized protein K02A2.6-like isoform X1 codes for MAKSFLGNLSTFDYKSGEWSIFKGRLTQFLKVNEVKEENKSAILITHLSDDSYRLVRNLAYPVELEALDYKKLVELLDTHFKQKQCSFSDKAKFYGAKRSSGESLGDWAARLRGLASYCNFGSALDTNLTDRFVLGLGAGPERDKLFEQNASTLEFNKALEIAERAECAREARKVLSTDDTAIKEEPVNKIYKGGSRRGGGGSGAGGARAGTRDASREAGRCSICGLKGHDKDVCRYKNYKCQKCGKEGHLKKVCNKKNQTNRVRVNNIGSDDSDSETDGSCKECHNFNIRYVTDKPLCLDIKVGDKNVTMELDSGSGVSVISNRMYSELFAHYNLTDCTIKMCLYNGHKISPLGYFQPIVEYKAQRKEIKIFVVDSNGPPLLGRDFMSTFGLILTNVYKISQDHDVNALLEQFPSLWKDELGCFNKFKVHLRLKENSVPKFFKARPIPFALKDKVELELDRLVSLGILVPVSNSRYATPIVPVLKDNNTVKIAGDFSVTLNKDLIIDKYPLPRIEEVFAKLGGGEHYSKIDLKNAYNQFCLSEDSQELTTINTPKGLFKYTRLVYGLANAPALFQKAMEVLLLGIEGVSIWLDDICLTAPTKALHIKRLAQVLSRLNEAGLRLQKDKCEFFKDNVTYLGYIIDKNGLRTNRDKVKAILNAPEPTNITEVKRFLGVVNYYRVFIPNASSIMSPLHELLRSGARWEWGARQRRAVRRVCAELASERVLAHFEPSAQLVLSVDAGPHGLGAVLSQRGSDGGERPLAYASRSLSISKLVWRNDVYVHLAHSCVAPHCVKVSLRTAVLN; via the exons atggcgaAGTCATTTTTGGGTAATTTATCGACGTTTGATTATAAATCCGGCGAGTGGTCTATTTTCAAAGGGCGGTTGACCCAATTTTTGAAGGTTAACGAAGTCAAGGAAGAGAATAAAAGTGCAATCTTGATTACACATTTATCCGATGACTCATATCGTTTGGTGCGTAATTTGGCTTATCCGGTCGAGTTGGAGGCGCTGGACTATAAGAAGCTGGTGGAACTGCTTGATACTCACTTCAAACAGAAGCAATGTTCATTTTCGGACAAGGCCAAATTTTATGGAGCTAAGAGGAGCTCAGGCGAGTCATTGGGCGATTGGGCTGCACGACTGCGAGGATTGGCGAGCTACTGTAACTTCGGATCCGCTTTGGACACAAACCTGACGGATCGTTTTGTCCTGGGCTTAGGAGCGGGGCCCGAGCGTGATAAGCTATTTGAGCAGAATGCTTCCACGTTGGAATTTAACAAAGCGTTGGAGATAGCTGAGCGAGCGGAATGCGCTAGAGAAGCCAGGAAGGTGTTGTCCACAGATGACACTGCCATAAAAGAAGAACCGGTGAACAAAATATACAAGGGCGGTTCACGTCGCGGCGGCGGTGGCAGCGGCGCAGGCGGCGCTCGTGCGGGGACACGAGATGCAAGTCGTGAGGCTGGCCGTTGTTCTATATGCGGTTTAAAAGGTCACGATAAGGATGTGTGtcgttacaaaaattataagtgTCAAAAATGTGGAAAAGAAGGGCATTTAAAGAAagtgtgtaataaaaaaaaccaaaCCAACCGTGTTCGCGTCAATAATATCGGAAGCGATGATAGTGATAGTGAAACAGACGGTAGCTGTAAGGAATGCCATAATTTTAACATAAGGTATGTAACAGACAAACCGTTGTGTTTAGACATTAAAGTAGGTGATAAAAATGTAACCATGGAGTTAGATTCTGGGTCTGGAGTTTCTGTCATATCAAATAGAATGTACTCAGAACTGTTTGCACATTATAACTTAACTGACTGTACGATTAAAATGTGTTTATATAACGGACATAAAATCTCGCCGTTGGGGTATTTCCAGCCTATTGTCGAATATAAAGCACAAAGGAAAGAAATTAAGATATTTGTAGTAGACTCGAATGGCCCTCCCCTACTCGGGCGCGATTTCATGTCCACTTTcggtttaattttaacaaatgtttataaaataagtcAGGATCACGATGTTAATGCATTATTGGAACAGTTTCCTAGCTTATGGAAAGATGAACTtggttgttttaataaatttaaagtgCACCTACGATTAAAGGAAAATTCAGTACCAAAATTCTTTAAGGCCCGACCAATACCGTTTGCCTTAAAAGACAAGGTAGAATTAGAATTAGATAGATTAGTCAGTTTGGGCATACTAGTTCCGGTAAGTAATTCACGTTATGCAACACCCATAGTACCGGTTTTAAAGGATAATAACACGGTTAAGATAGCAGGTGATTTTTCAGTCACACTTAATAAGGACCTTATAATAGATAAGTACCCGCTACCAAGGATTGAAGAAGTGTTTGCTAAGCTTGGTGGGGGAGAACATTATTcgaaaatagatttaaaaaatgcatATAATCAATTTTGTCTCTCGGAAGATTCTCAGGAGTTGACTACTATTAACACACCAAaaggattatttaaatatacacgTCTAGTTTACGGTCTTGCGAATGCTCCTGCCCTGTTCCAAAAAGCAATGGAAGTTTTATTGTTGGGTATCGAAGGAGTTAGTATATGGTTAGACGATATTTGTTTGACTGCGCCAACAAAAGCACTTCATATAAAGAGATTAGCACAGGTTCTAAGCAGGTTAAATGAAGCGGGGTTGCGCCTTCAGAAAGACAAATGCGAGTTTTTTAAGGATAATGTAACGTACTTAGGTTACATTATCGATAAGAACGGATTACGTACTAACCGCGATAAAGTTAAGGCAATATTAAATGCGCCGGAACCGACAAATATTACGGAAGTAAAGAGGTTCCTAGGAGTAGTCAACTACTACAGGGTTTTTATTCCTAATGCATCGAGCATTATGAGCCCGCTCCACGAGTTGCTGCGCAGTGGCGCGCGGTGGGAGTGGGGAGCGCGCCAGCGCCGCGCGGTGCGTCGCGTGTGCGCTGAGCTCGCCTCTGAGCGCGTGCTGGCGCATTTCGAGCCGAGCGCGCAGCTAGTGCTATCAGTAGATGCCGGGCCGCATGGACTCGGGGCTGTCCTATCTCAACGGGGCAGCGATGGCGGCGAGCGACCATTAGCGTACGCCTCGCGGTCGCTTTCG ATTTCAAAATTAGTGTGGAGGAATGATGTGTATGTACATCTCGCTCACTCATGTGTAGCACCGCATTGTGTGAAGGTGTCATTGCGCACGGCAGTATTAAACTAG
- the LOC124633567 gene encoding uncharacterized protein K02A2.6-like isoform X2 codes for MAKSFLGNLSTFDYKSGEWSIFKGRLTQFLKVNEVKEENKSAILITHLSDDSYRLVRNLAYPVELEALDYKKLVELLDTHFKQKQCSFSDKAKFYGAKRSSGESLGDWAARLRGLASYCNFGSALDTNLTDRFVLGLGAGPERDKLFEQNASTLEFNKALEIAERAECAREARKVLSTDDTAIKEEPVNKIYKGGSRRGGGGSGAGGARAGTRDASREAGRCSICGLKGHDKDVCRYKNYKCQKCGKEGHLKKVCNKKNQTNRVRVNNIGSDDSDSETDGSCKECHNFNIRYVTDKPLCLDIKVGDKNVTMELDSGSGVSVISNRMYSELFAHYNLTDCTIKMCLYNGHKISPLGYFQPIVEYKAQRKEIKIFVVDSNGPPLLGRDFMSTFGLILTNVYKISQDHDVNALLEQFPSLWKDELGCFNKFKVHLRLKENSVPKFFKARPIPFALKDKVELELDRLVSLGILVPVSNSRYATPIVPVLKDNNTVKIAGDFSVTLNKDLIIDKYPLPRIEEVFAKLGGGEHYSKIDLKNAYNQFCLSEDSQELTTINTPKGLFKYTRLVYGLANAPALFQKAMEVLLLGIEGVSIWLDDICLTAPTKALHIKRLAQVLSRLNEAGLRLQKDKCEFFKDNVTYLGYIIDKNGLRTNRDKVKAILNAPEPTNITEVKRFLGVVNYYRVFIPNASSIMSPLHELLRSGARWEWGARQRRAVRRVCAELASERVLAHFEPSAQLVLSVDAGPHGLGAVLSQRGSDGGERPLAYASRSLSFQITIPR; via the exons atggcgaAGTCATTTTTGGGTAATTTATCGACGTTTGATTATAAATCCGGCGAGTGGTCTATTTTCAAAGGGCGGTTGACCCAATTTTTGAAGGTTAACGAAGTCAAGGAAGAGAATAAAAGTGCAATCTTGATTACACATTTATCCGATGACTCATATCGTTTGGTGCGTAATTTGGCTTATCCGGTCGAGTTGGAGGCGCTGGACTATAAGAAGCTGGTGGAACTGCTTGATACTCACTTCAAACAGAAGCAATGTTCATTTTCGGACAAGGCCAAATTTTATGGAGCTAAGAGGAGCTCAGGCGAGTCATTGGGCGATTGGGCTGCACGACTGCGAGGATTGGCGAGCTACTGTAACTTCGGATCCGCTTTGGACACAAACCTGACGGATCGTTTTGTCCTGGGCTTAGGAGCGGGGCCCGAGCGTGATAAGCTATTTGAGCAGAATGCTTCCACGTTGGAATTTAACAAAGCGTTGGAGATAGCTGAGCGAGCGGAATGCGCTAGAGAAGCCAGGAAGGTGTTGTCCACAGATGACACTGCCATAAAAGAAGAACCGGTGAACAAAATATACAAGGGCGGTTCACGTCGCGGCGGCGGTGGCAGCGGCGCAGGCGGCGCTCGTGCGGGGACACGAGATGCAAGTCGTGAGGCTGGCCGTTGTTCTATATGCGGTTTAAAAGGTCACGATAAGGATGTGTGtcgttacaaaaattataagtgTCAAAAATGTGGAAAAGAAGGGCATTTAAAGAAagtgtgtaataaaaaaaaccaaaCCAACCGTGTTCGCGTCAATAATATCGGAAGCGATGATAGTGATAGTGAAACAGACGGTAGCTGTAAGGAATGCCATAATTTTAACATAAGGTATGTAACAGACAAACCGTTGTGTTTAGACATTAAAGTAGGTGATAAAAATGTAACCATGGAGTTAGATTCTGGGTCTGGAGTTTCTGTCATATCAAATAGAATGTACTCAGAACTGTTTGCACATTATAACTTAACTGACTGTACGATTAAAATGTGTTTATATAACGGACATAAAATCTCGCCGTTGGGGTATTTCCAGCCTATTGTCGAATATAAAGCACAAAGGAAAGAAATTAAGATATTTGTAGTAGACTCGAATGGCCCTCCCCTACTCGGGCGCGATTTCATGTCCACTTTcggtttaattttaacaaatgtttataaaataagtcAGGATCACGATGTTAATGCATTATTGGAACAGTTTCCTAGCTTATGGAAAGATGAACTtggttgttttaataaatttaaagtgCACCTACGATTAAAGGAAAATTCAGTACCAAAATTCTTTAAGGCCCGACCAATACCGTTTGCCTTAAAAGACAAGGTAGAATTAGAATTAGATAGATTAGTCAGTTTGGGCATACTAGTTCCGGTAAGTAATTCACGTTATGCAACACCCATAGTACCGGTTTTAAAGGATAATAACACGGTTAAGATAGCAGGTGATTTTTCAGTCACACTTAATAAGGACCTTATAATAGATAAGTACCCGCTACCAAGGATTGAAGAAGTGTTTGCTAAGCTTGGTGGGGGAGAACATTATTcgaaaatagatttaaaaaatgcatATAATCAATTTTGTCTCTCGGAAGATTCTCAGGAGTTGACTACTATTAACACACCAAaaggattatttaaatatacacgTCTAGTTTACGGTCTTGCGAATGCTCCTGCCCTGTTCCAAAAAGCAATGGAAGTTTTATTGTTGGGTATCGAAGGAGTTAGTATATGGTTAGACGATATTTGTTTGACTGCGCCAACAAAAGCACTTCATATAAAGAGATTAGCACAGGTTCTAAGCAGGTTAAATGAAGCGGGGTTGCGCCTTCAGAAAGACAAATGCGAGTTTTTTAAGGATAATGTAACGTACTTAGGTTACATTATCGATAAGAACGGATTACGTACTAACCGCGATAAAGTTAAGGCAATATTAAATGCGCCGGAACCGACAAATATTACGGAAGTAAAGAGGTTCCTAGGAGTAGTCAACTACTACAGGGTTTTTATTCCTAATGCATCGAGCATTATGAGCCCGCTCCACGAGTTGCTGCGCAGTGGCGCGCGGTGGGAGTGGGGAGCGCGCCAGCGCCGCGCGGTGCGTCGCGTGTGCGCTGAGCTCGCCTCTGAGCGCGTGCTGGCGCATTTCGAGCCGAGCGCGCAGCTAGTGCTATCAGTAGATGCCGGGCCGCATGGACTCGGGGCTGTCCTATCTCAACGGGGCAGCGATGGCGGCGAGCGACCATTAGCGTACGCCTCGCGGTCGCTTTCG TTTCAGATAACGATCCCAAGATAA
- the LOC124633567 gene encoding uncharacterized protein LOC124633567 isoform X3, whose protein sequence is MAKSFLGNLSTFDYKSGEWSIFKGRLTQFLKVNEVKEENKSAILITHLSDDSYRLVRNLAYPVELEALDYKKLVELLDTHFKQKQCSFSDKAKFYGAKRSSGESLGDWAARLRGLASYCNFGSALDTNLTDRFVLGLGAGPERDKLFEQNASTLEFNKALEIAERAECAREARKVLSTDDTAIKEEPVNKIYKGGSRRGGGGSGAGGARAGTRDASREAGRCSICGLKGHDKDVCRYKNYKCQKCGKEGHLKKVCNKKNQTNRVRVNNIGSDDSDSETDGSCKECHNFNIRFQN, encoded by the exons atggcgaAGTCATTTTTGGGTAATTTATCGACGTTTGATTATAAATCCGGCGAGTGGTCTATTTTCAAAGGGCGGTTGACCCAATTTTTGAAGGTTAACGAAGTCAAGGAAGAGAATAAAAGTGCAATCTTGATTACACATTTATCCGATGACTCATATCGTTTGGTGCGTAATTTGGCTTATCCGGTCGAGTTGGAGGCGCTGGACTATAAGAAGCTGGTGGAACTGCTTGATACTCACTTCAAACAGAAGCAATGTTCATTTTCGGACAAGGCCAAATTTTATGGAGCTAAGAGGAGCTCAGGCGAGTCATTGGGCGATTGGGCTGCACGACTGCGAGGATTGGCGAGCTACTGTAACTTCGGATCCGCTTTGGACACAAACCTGACGGATCGTTTTGTCCTGGGCTTAGGAGCGGGGCCCGAGCGTGATAAGCTATTTGAGCAGAATGCTTCCACGTTGGAATTTAACAAAGCGTTGGAGATAGCTGAGCGAGCGGAATGCGCTAGAGAAGCCAGGAAGGTGTTGTCCACAGATGACACTGCCATAAAAGAAGAACCGGTGAACAAAATATACAAGGGCGGTTCACGTCGCGGCGGCGGTGGCAGCGGCGCAGGCGGCGCTCGTGCGGGGACACGAGATGCAAGTCGTGAGGCTGGCCGTTGTTCTATATGCGGTTTAAAAGGTCACGATAAGGATGTGTGtcgttacaaaaattataagtgTCAAAAATGTGGAAAAGAAGGGCATTTAAAGAAagtgtgtaataaaaaaaaccaaaCCAACCGTGTTCGCGTCAATAATATCGGAAGCGATGATAGTGATAGTGAAACAGACGGTAGCTGTAAGGAATGCCATAATTTTAACATAAG ATTTCAAAATTAG